The DNA sequence GTGACGCCAGTCGGCTGAACCTCGCCGGTATAAAGTTCGTCAGTGGGCACGCCGGCGGATGACTGAATATCAGTATCGTTTCTCAGGCCCGGTTCGCCATACTGCTGCATATTTCCTGAGTCATGTGCGTCAATAATGCTTAAGGCACGTGGAAGCTGTTCTTCATCTGCTCTGAGCGTCAGCACCACACCACCGGTACGCAGTGCATCTTCATAAACTTCAGCCTGCTCTTCATCGACCGTATCGCCAAACAAACGCTGCCAGAGTCCGGGATGGCGAGCTTCGTGTTCCTCTTTATTGAGCCTGTCACCTGAAATCACATCAATATCATTGTCATCAAAGCCAGCCTTAAGCAGGCTTCGTTTTGCACCTTCTGCATCAGCAGTATTACTGAACATTGTTACGATTTTTTCATGTGCCATGGATTATTCCTCGGTTTTTTCCGGATTTGTAACGTCACCATCTTCCCGCTGGACACTTACCTGTTGACGGCGAAGGGAAACGGTTTCTTCAAAGGGAATTTCCTCCTCAGCTTTGTGAATATGAAGTTCCTCTTTGAGCACCAGCCTTCGTATAATCTCAACCTCTTCTTCCACAACCGGCACGATGAGCACGCCATTTTCCTCCCTGATTTCAGGTACAGCACTAACGCGCTGATTTTTAGCAACATGAGTAACCTTCACCTTTTCGCGCCGTAACAGCATGCTTACCGTTTCGTCATGCACTGAAGTTGAGCGCGTCACCTTGACCCGGCTTTTTACAGACTGCTCCCGCGTAACCTGAAGTTCTTCTTCCGCAAGGCTGAAAGTAACCTCGTCATTTTTCTCTGGTAACTCGCCTGAAGGCTGATTGCTCATAATTGCCCGCTCACCTGTGTGACCAACTGATATAAACAGCCAGACTTAAGCCATGCTTAAGTGTAATAAGCTGGCTGACAAATTAATCATGGCACATTAATAGGGATTTACACTGCCGGGCGATAAAAAGCACGAGGGCTGGATTTATACAGACGCCAGAGGAAGGACGGTATGCTGACAGATAAGTGATGAGCAGAATCTGTACATGTCTGTACACAGGCTGTCCACTTTTTCTGTGGATAAGTCGGGTCGTTAAGCGAGTCGGTTTAGCGCTTCAGAATGCCATTGCTATACATTTAGCCTGAGTGCTTTTCCATGAAGTCCACCATGGCACCTTTGTGCGCGTCAACATGGCGGATGTAGCGCATCAGGGTCTCCGGCTTTTTCCACGTTCCTTCCTGCATGATCTGCGCAACCGGATAGCCCTGTCCGGCCATGTCCTGTGCAGCACCAACGCGTGCACTGTGTCCGCTCCAGCCGCTGTAGCGATTCTTGTTGTTCGCTCTAAACTGCTCGGCTGAACCCGACGTGCGCCAGGCCCGGGCAAAGATATCTTCAAGGGCGCGCGTGCTTAACGGCGCGTCAGATGAAAGCTGCGCCCGGTTTGAACGGTGCACACGACTGAATAAAAACGCATCCGGCTCGGCCGCCAGGCCAGCCGCGCTGATCCACTCTGCCAGCCGCTGCGTAGGCAGGGTACTCAGCGCCTTGATCAGTCCGCCGGTCTGTACGATGGTTTTGGTCCACGCCACATCTAGAATGATGCGACCGTCCGGCGCCCGCGTAACATCTCTCACGCGCAGGCGCGACAGCTCGCTGATACGCAGAAGCGTGGCGTAAGCCACATGCAGGAACGCCAGGTCGCGGACTTCCTGCAGCCGTGCTGAGCCTGACCACTGCGCATCCAGCGCCAGCAGATCGGGCAGGCGGAAGGGAACGGCCTGCCCGGCGCGCTCGCCCGCGATGACGGCCGTACGATTTATCTTCTTTATCGTGCGGAAAACCAGCGGCGAAGAGTTAGGCGGCGTCAGTCCGGCGTTACGGTGTAACATCGAAATCAGCGCGGCATGTGCATTAACGGTTGATGAAGCCCGCCCGCTTGCCTGCAGGAACGTCAGGTAATCGCGCAGATCGGCGGAAGACATCGGCAAAAAGGTCCTCTGGTTATCATCCGCCCACCGGTTGCAGGTGCGCATGACGCTCAGCAGCTGTCGCCAGGTATTGGGCGAAAACGCCTCCCTGTCCTGAACAAACTCCCTTAACCGCTCCCGGATGTCAGCATCGCCGGTGGCGCTAAGCGCCGCCAGCTGAGTCATTTTTGTCATGTTTGCCTGTTTAATGAACGAAACTGTTGTTGATCGCGCTACGTGAATTCTGGAAAGAAAGACGGGGGATAACCCGCCAGAATTCACGTAGCGCTGCCGGTTTTCTGCGCCGCCTGAATGCGCCCATCTTATCGCAACGAGCTTGCCTTTGTCCTAACTTCGTATAAGTATAATTATACGAAGTTAGTTATTTAATCGGTAGGAAAGGGACTGGGTTTGTATAAGTGTAATTATATAAGTCCAGAAAAATGAATATATGGACCATTACTATCGCGTTGTATTTACTTAAGTTATATCTAACTTGGAAATGGCAGTTCAGGCAATTGAAGCACTACTAGGTAAAACAAGGGGACCAAAGGTGATGCTGCAAGCACGTTCTATACTATCTCAGTAAAAATTATTTGAGTGCATTCAATAGCTTGGACTAGGTAGGAGCCTACATATCCTTTCCCACAAAGGCGTTAGTGCTCAATGAACTGATAGGTTACAATAAGGCGTTATCGAGTGTGGCAGAGAGCAGTTTCTAGAAAATTTAGGAGTTCAATAAATGCACGAAAAAGATAATTATGAAGATGCTATTGAGCTTGAGAATCAAGATGAACTTGAGTTGACCTCGCATCCGCATCAAATGGACACTGATACGGAAGTGCGCATTGCCAAAGAACAATCGAGCGTATTTGAATTATTGAGAAAAGAGAGCAACGGAAAATTAGTCTTAGCACCTGACTTTCAGAGAAAAGATGTATGGGACAAAAAACACCAATCCGAGTTAATTGAATCAATATTAATGGGGATTCCTATACCATTAATTTACCTTTTTGAAGATGAAAATGGAATTCGTCAAATTATTGATGGCAAACAACGCGTGTCGGCTCTTAAAGAATATCTAAACAATAGATTCCGTTTGACTGACTTATCAATGTTTCCTAAATTGAAAGGAAAGAAGTTCTCAGACATCCCACAATTGCTTCAGTCCAAGCTAGAAGATTATCAATTACATTGCTATATAATCCAACCGCCAACTCCAGAACACGTAAAATTCAATATTTTTGAGAGAGTTAATCGCGGAGGTATAAATCTTAACAAACAAGAGATGAGGCATGCGCTATATCAAGGTAAAGCGACTGATTTGATTCAAGACCTGGCGGAAAGTTATGAATTTAAGCTATCTACTGGCGGTGGAGTTAAACCTGAAAGGATGAGAGACCGGTATTTAGTTCTTCGGTTCGTCAGCTTTTATTTATTGATGACCGAAAGGAATCCTTTTATTCATTATCGTTCTGATATTGATACTTTCTTGGCCTCAACCATGAAGTTTATAAATTCGAAAGCTACCGATGGTACAATTGAAAAAATCAAAGAGGCTTGTTTAAAAGGCATGGGAAACATCTATCATCTAATGGGAGGTGAGGCCTTCCGATTCAAGCCAAAGTCTGGTGGCAATAGAAGGCCAGTAAACATGGGCCTTTTCGAAATGCTTGTCTTTGCATTCAGCTTTGTTGATGCAGATAAGTTAGGGAATTATGAGATAGAAGATTATATAGATGATTTTAAAAGTAACTTTGAAGAACTTGGCATATTTTCAGGTTCAATTGACACAAATGAATATGTAAAAATCAGATTTGATTTCGCGGCCGAAATAACAAAGGGCTTAAAAAATGCTTACTCAAGTTAACATAAAAAATTTTAAAAGCATTAATGACGAAAATTTAAGGCTAACACCTTTAACGATATTGACTGGTACTAATTCTTCAGGAAAGTCAAGTGTAATTCAAGCAATCATGTTAATGATCATGAACAGCACTGAAAGTAACCAATTTAGTATGGAGAGTTTGCTTAGATATGTAAGTGAGTTTAAAACCATAAGAAACAAAAGAACAAATGCGAAATTAGTTGAAATTTCATTACGTGACAAAGATGATGAAATCCATAGTGTTATTTTTAAAGACGATGATATTTTAAAGAACAGCAAAGAACTATATTATTACGAGCAAGCAAAACATAAGCAATTGCCTGAGATTTTGTATCTCAATGCAAATAGACTTGGTGCACAAGACTTTGTTCCTTCCTCTAATCGTAGAGTAGGAGAACAAGGTGAATTTTTGTTCTCAACTTTTGAAAAAATAAAAACTGAGATAGCTGATGAGAGCTTAATAAAATTTGAGGATTCAAAAACCATATCCTTCCAAGTTGCTGAATGGTTAAGCTATATAACTGGAACCACTTCTGAACTAAAAACAGAAAAAGTTGGTGAGCAGATAAACATTTACTTTAGCATCAAAGATTTAGAGGGTGACGTATCTCCTTTCAATCTCGGCGCAGGCATGAGTTATATAAGTAAAGTTATTATAATTTGTCTAATGGCTAAAAAGGGCGATTTAGTAATTTTAGAGAATCCAGAAGTACAGTTACATCCTAGAGCTCAAGCTCATTTAGGAGAATTCCTTACCTTTGTTGCAAATGGTGGGGTCCAACTTATCGTAGAAACACATTGCGAGCATTTATTAAACAAAATAGCTTATCAAATATTTGACGATAAGTTTTCTCACAACGATTTGGTTATACACTATAAATCAAATGTTGAGAGTAATTTTACCACTCTATTAATAGATGAGAATGGAAGCTATACCGACTCGAAAGGTCAGCCAACTAGTTTTCCATCAGGATTTTTTGATGCAACTCTTAATGATCTTTTGAGCATGAGGTAACTATGTTAGGGAAAATGGTTTTAGACAATTCCTTATTAATTGCTTATGAAAACAAAAAAGAATCAAAAAAATTTAAACTACTAATGAGGAAATTCACACATCCTTATGCGACTAACTGGAAGCAGATTAAGTCCGCATTGAAGGAAGGTCTAGAATTACCTAACCACGTTCAAATATTGTCTCAAATGGCAGGCTTGCCGGAATATGATGATGATCTCATCACTTTGGCATCAAAAACAACATTTAAAATAATTTTAACTGAAGATGCATCCAAAAACTTTCCATATGTGTATTTTAAAAATAACATGGTTAATAAAAACATTGTTTTTTCTTTATCAAGAACTGATAGCCGGCAAGACTTGCTAAGTTATTTACAAATGATGTGCGGTAATGCCACAAAAATAACCATTTGCGATAACTATTTCTCTGAAAAC is a window from the Candidatus Pantoea bituminis genome containing:
- a CDS encoding tyrosine-type recombinase/integrase, with translation MTQLAALSATGDADIRERLREFVQDREAFSPNTWRQLLSVMRTCNRWADDNQRTFLPMSSADLRDYLTFLQASGRASSTVNAHAALISMLHRNAGLTPPNSSPLVFRTIKKINRTAVIAGERAGQAVPFRLPDLLALDAQWSGSARLQEVRDLAFLHVAYATLLRISELSRLRVRDVTRAPDGRIILDVAWTKTIVQTGGLIKALSTLPTQRLAEWISAAGLAAEPDAFLFSRVHRSNRAQLSSDAPLSTRALEDIFARAWRTSGSAEQFRANNKNRYSGWSGHSARVGAAQDMAGQGYPVAQIMQEGTWKKPETLMRYIRHVDAHKGAMVDFMEKHSG
- a CDS encoding DUF2382 domain-containing protein, whose product is MSNQPSGELPEKNDEVTFSLAEEELQVTREQSVKSRVKVTRSTSVHDETVSMLLRREKVKVTHVAKNQRVSAVPEIREENGVLIVPVVEEEVEIIRRLVLKEELHIHKAEEEIPFEETVSLRRQQVSVQREDGDVTNPEKTEE
- a CDS encoding DUF262 domain-containing protein; this encodes MHEKDNYEDAIELENQDELELTSHPHQMDTDTEVRIAKEQSSVFELLRKESNGKLVLAPDFQRKDVWDKKHQSELIESILMGIPIPLIYLFEDENGIRQIIDGKQRVSALKEYLNNRFRLTDLSMFPKLKGKKFSDIPQLLQSKLEDYQLHCYIIQPPTPEHVKFNIFERVNRGGINLNKQEMRHALYQGKATDLIQDLAESYEFKLSTGGGVKPERMRDRYLVLRFVSFYLLMTERNPFIHYRSDIDTFLASTMKFINSKATDGTIEKIKEACLKGMGNIYHLMGGEAFRFKPKSGGNRRPVNMGLFEMLVFAFSFVDADKLGNYEIEDYIDDFKSNFEELGIFSGSIDTNEYVKIRFDFAAEITKGLKNAYSS
- a CDS encoding AAA family ATPase, giving the protein MLTQVNIKNFKSINDENLRLTPLTILTGTNSSGKSSVIQAIMLMIMNSTESNQFSMESLLRYVSEFKTIRNKRTNAKLVEISLRDKDDEIHSVIFKDDDILKNSKELYYYEQAKHKQLPEILYLNANRLGAQDFVPSSNRRVGEQGEFLFSTFEKIKTEIADESLIKFEDSKTISFQVAEWLSYITGTTSELKTEKVGEQINIYFSIKDLEGDVSPFNLGAGMSYISKVIIICLMAKKGDLVILENPEVQLHPRAQAHLGEFLTFVANGGVQLIVETHCEHLLNKIAYQIFDDKFSHNDLVIHYKSNVESNFTTLLIDENGSYTDSKGQPTSFPSGFFDATLNDLLSMR